Sequence from the Bacteroidota bacterium genome:
CAGGAGCATATAGGATTTTTCATAACATTGGGAGCATACAGTACTGATTCCAAAAATTGAAAATAAAAAAAGAGGAGTTTTCGCACAGACACTATATAGTATAAGCAGAAGGTATTACATTATATAGTACTCGAAATGGATCCGATCCTACATTAAATATCTTCTCCCATTTCTCATCACTAATTTTCGATGGTTCGGCTTTGCGTGTATAACCTCTGAACCGCACCCCCACATCGAATGAATAACCCCACATAAATTTATCCCCGCCCCAAGTATAATACTTCCCTAAATTAAATGAATTGCTGGCAACTTTAATATCGCGTTGTACTGCACCACCTGCTCCATCACTCCCTTGTGCCGACACGGTGGCTTGCCTCCCCACTCACATCAAATCAATTCCTGAATTTCGACCAGTTTTACCCTGAAAGCCGATGGAGAACCCTCTAAATCCATGTATGGCAGGCATATTTTTGGTAAGAATAGTTTCGTTGCGAAGATTGTAGGCATGTATCACACGGTTCACTTCTTTTGGGTTGGCATGCCCATAATGGTATCCCACCGTAAGCCCTGTTTGTCCCATTGCACTAGACACCATAAGTACAAACAAGAAAAAGATTGTAGCTCTGTTTAACATGCTGCAAATAGTGGTGAAAATATGTTTATGTGGATATACCCTGCGGGGTGTATTTTAATGAATGCTTAAATCATTAAATCTAAAATCATTAAATCATACTTACCAAAACTATCTTTGCACCTTGCAATATACCCTAGCTCAAATAGCAACTATTACAAACGGCAGCCTGCCAAATGGCGGCGGAGATGCAGCGATACAAACTATTATAACCGATAGCCGCACCAATCCCATACCTGCAAGTGCACTGTTTATAGCCTTGGTGGGTGAGCGGAATAACGGTCACGATTATTTGCTACAAGCCTATCAAAATGGCTGTCGTTGTTTTATGGTGAGCCAAGTCGTTGATCATTCACTTTTGCCTGAGGCAAGTATAATACAAATACAAAATACTTTAACTGCATTGCAAACATTGGCAGCCCACCATCGCAGAGAAATGTATATGCCCGTAGTAGGTATTACCGGTAGCAATGGTAAAACCGTGGTAAAGGAATGGCTCAACCATTTGCTACATAAAGACTATAATATATATCGTTCTCCGCGAAGTTATAATTCACAGATTGGTGTACCGCTTTCTGTTTTGGGAATGGAGAAAGAGCATGGGCTGGTTGTAATAGAAGCGGGCATATCGCAGCCTGGCGAAATGGAACAATTGCAACATATTATTAAACCCGATATGGTCGTGTTCACGCACTTGGGGACCGCACACGATGCAGGTTTCGAGAACCATTTGCAAAAAGCAGAAGAGAAACTAATGCTTGCAAAAGATGCCGATTGTATTATAGCTCCTGTAGGAAATGTGCAATTGAAACAAGCTCTCGAAGCTTTCAAGCACAAGCATTTTATTAAAATGATTACGTGGGGGTTTAGCACCCATGCCACCGTAAATGTTCAGAAGGTGGAGAAGACTATTTTGGGTAGCTCGATTACTTATATATATAAATCTACAGAATTAAAATTTGATATACCTTTTAGCGATGATGCTTCTATAGCCAATGCACTTACTTGCCTTTGTTGTCTACTCGCTTTGGAACGATTGGATGAAGAACATATACAAAGATTTACCACGCTGCAACCTGTCGAAATGCGTTTGCAAATGCTGCATGGCGTGAATAATTGTATTATAATAAACGACAGTTATAATGCCGATATAGAATCGCTGCAAGTAGCGTTAGATTATTTGGAAAGGCAGAATCCACGTCTTTCAAAAACTATAATACTAAGCGACCTCCAACAAAGTGGTTTAAGTAGCGATGATTTATATACCTTGATTGCAAACCTTATCAAGCGACATAATATAGATAAGTTGATTGGCATAGGTCCTGAAATAAGCAAACATGCAAAACTTTTTGAATGCGATAAAGAGTTTTATAAAGATACTGCCAACTATATATCAAAACTCAATACGTCGCAATGGAGCGAACAAGCTATATTAATCAAAGGATCACGCATATTTGGTTTCGAACAAATAAGCAAAGCACTGGAGAAAAAAACACACCAAACTCGTTTAGAAATAAACTTGGAAAATGTATCACACAACCTGCATACTTTACTTGCTTTGCAACCACCTCATACCAAAGTAATGGCGATGGTAAAAGCATTTGGTTATGGAAGTGGCGGACATGAACTCGCGAAAATGCTTCAACACCAAAAGGTAGATTATATGGCTGTGGCCTATGCGGATGAAGGTGTGGAACTTCGCAAAGCAGGAATTAAAACACCTATAATGGTGATGAGTCCTGAGCCAAATAGTTATAGACTTTTGGTAGATTATAATTTGGAACCAGAAGTATATAGTATACAAGAATTGGAAAGCTATATAAAATTTTTGGCAGACAATCATTGTAATACCTGGCCTGCTATTCATATTGAATTGGATACTGGCATGCACCGTTTGGGTTTTCAAACAGATGAATTATATATTTTAACGGAACATATACAAAAACTTCCCAAACTAAAAATAGCATCCATATTTACCCACCTTGCCGCTGCCGATGAAAACGAGTTTGATACTTTTACACAAAGCCAAATTGATAGATTTGAGCAAATGGCAAATGATATACAAAGTATATTAAACTATACTATTTTAAACCATACTAGTAATACTGCGGGCAGTATCCGGTTTAACCCTAAAAGACCATTTGATATGATACGCTTGGGCATTGGACTTTATGGTATTGATCCTACCAATAATATACAAAACAAACTACAACCTGTGAGTCGTTTGGTTTCTATAATACTTCAAACAAAAAACATCAAGCAAGACGACACCATTGGCTATGGCCGTCATACCACTGCCGATAAAGATATGCAAATAGGAATTGTAGCAATTGGCTACGCAGATGGATTAAATAGACTATTAAGTAATCGCAAAGGACAATTATATATAAAACAAAAAGCGGTAGATATTGTAGGCAATGTATGTATGGATATGTGCATGGTCGATTTAACTAATTGCGATGCCAAAGCTGGCGATGAAATTATCATATTCGAAAATGCGGAGCAGTTATATAAAATGGCTGAAGTATGTAATACTATCCCTTATGAAATACTCACGCATATATCACAAAGGGTGAATAGGGTTTATGTGTTTCATTAATGCTTTTATTGCCTTTTGGAACGTTTGAAACTTTCAAAAAGGTAACTCCGCCGAAGTATATCATGAATGTTTTTGAGTAAGTTTGTTCTATCATACCTTTGAAAAAAACTTGATGAATTGTGAAGATAACACTATATTTTT
This genomic interval carries:
- a CDS encoding bifunctional UDP-N-acetylmuramoyl-tripeptide:D-alanyl-D-alanine ligase/alanine racemase, which encodes MLKSLNLKSLNHTYQNYLCTLQYTLAQIATITNGSLPNGGGDAAIQTIITDSRTNPIPASALFIALVGERNNGHDYLLQAYQNGCRCFMVSQVVDHSLLPEASIIQIQNTLTALQTLAAHHRREMYMPVVGITGSNGKTVVKEWLNHLLHKDYNIYRSPRSYNSQIGVPLSVLGMEKEHGLVVIEAGISQPGEMEQLQHIIKPDMVVFTHLGTAHDAGFENHLQKAEEKLMLAKDADCIIAPVGNVQLKQALEAFKHKHFIKMITWGFSTHATVNVQKVEKTILGSSITYIYKSTELKFDIPFSDDASIANALTCLCCLLALERLDEEHIQRFTTLQPVEMRLQMLHGVNNCIIINDSYNADIESLQVALDYLERQNPRLSKTIILSDLQQSGLSSDDLYTLIANLIKRHNIDKLIGIGPEISKHAKLFECDKEFYKDTANYISKLNTSQWSEQAILIKGSRIFGFEQISKALEKKTHQTRLEINLENVSHNLHTLLALQPPHTKVMAMVKAFGYGSGGHELAKMLQHQKVDYMAVAYADEGVELRKAGIKTPIMVMSPEPNSYRLLVDYNLEPEVYSIQELESYIKFLADNHCNTWPAIHIELDTGMHRLGFQTDELYILTEHIQKLPKLKIASIFTHLAAADENEFDTFTQSQIDRFEQMANDIQSILNYTILNHTSNTAGSIRFNPKRPFDMIRLGIGLYGIDPTNNIQNKLQPVSRLVSIILQTKNIKQDDTIGYGRHTTADKDMQIGIVAIGYADGLNRLLSNRKGQLYIKQKAVDIVGNVCMDMCMVDLTNCDAKAGDEIIIFENAEQLYKMAEVCNTIPYEILTHISQRVNRVYVFH